A stretch of Ipomoea triloba cultivar NCNSP0323 chromosome 11, ASM357664v1 DNA encodes these proteins:
- the LOC115996138 gene encoding putative late blight resistance protein homolog R1A-10: MVGCEEEFMKILDQLTQQSAKKRQVVSIVGMGGIGKTTLARKVYEDPIITSHFNRRAWVSVSQEYNVEQMLQCLMGFVIAASRDELHEQSNALDEQRNSKDKLAENLHKRLMGQRYLIVMDDIWSTDVWDSVHRCFPDDNNGSRILLTSRLKEVAEYASSSNSPIDMPFLDANESWNLYCNVFDYEIPVKKLVKLWAAEGFLEPVKHQNMEEVAMKFLQDLVDRSLVIVSKQSYNGKIKAIKIHDLLRDLCLREGQHKNLLSVIGGFTLSKPCHWISINPQYFHIQYKFELFEKFHSLHTFEFIDLSIEAFCSFKLLRVVDMKLGYWNFGYGNFRDRLGQLQKLSIKDPRLPCVLCSSIPWTTDFLPNLKKLKLMETDLPWIAMRLIEAKSGNHLREGSVD, encoded by the exons ATGGTAGGATGCGAGGAGGAGTTCATGAAGATATTGGATCAGCTCACACAACAATCAGCTAAGAAGCGACAAGTTGTATCAATTGTTGGCATGGGAGGAATAGGCAAAACTACTTTAGCTCGAAAAGTTTATGAAGATCCAATAATTACTTCTCATTTTAACAGACGAGCATGGGTTTCTGTATCTCAAGAGTATAATGTGGAACAAATGCTCCAATGCCTTATGGGTTTTGTTATTGCCGCATCAAGAGATGAACTCCATGAACAGAGCAATGCACTGGATGAACAAAGAAATTCCAAAGACAAATTAGCAGAAAATCTGCATAAACGGTTGATGGGTCAGAGATATTTGATAGTTATGGATGATATATGGAGTACAGATGTTTGGGATAGTGTGCACAGATGCTTTCCAGATGATAATAATGGAAGTCGTATACTATTGACTTCTCGGCTCAAAGAAGTTGCTGAATATGCTAGCTCAAGTAACTCTCCTATTGATATGCCTTTCTTAGATGCCAATGAAAGTTGGAATCTCTACTGcaatgtgtttg ACTATGAGATCCCTGTGAAGAAGTTGGTTAAGTTGTGGGCAGCAGAGGGATTTTTGGAGCCAGTGAAGCATCAGAATATGGAGGAAGTGGCTATGAAATTCTTGCAAGATCTTGTTGATAGAAGCCTTGTTATAGTTAGCAAACAAAGTTATAATGGCAAAATCAAGGCAATAAAGATACATGATCTGTTGCGAGACTTGTGCTTGAGGGAAGGCCAACACAAAAATCTCTTGAGTGTCATTGGGGGATTTACTCTTTCAAAACCTTGTCATTGGATAAGTATTAATCCCCAATATTTCCATATTCAATACAAGTTTGAGCTCTTTGAAAAATTCCATTCCTTACACACTTTTGAATTTATTGATTTAAGCATTGAAGCATTTTGTAGCTTCAAACTACTAAGAGTAGTAGACATGAAGCTTGGATACTGGAACTTTGGGTACGGGAATTTTAGAGATAGG TTGGGGCAGCTTCAGAAGCTAAGCATCAAAGATCCGCGTCTTCCATGTGTTCTGTGTAGTAGCATCCCATGGACAACTGATTTTCTACCAAATCTTAAGAAGCTCAAGCTCATGGAGACTGATTTGCCATGGATTGCTATGCGGCTTATTG AGGCGAAGAGTGGAAACCATCTAAGAGAGGGTTCCGTCGATTGA
- the LOC115996139 gene encoding RNA-binding motif protein, Y chromosome, family 1 member B-like has protein sequence MPAEVRKSEQSSDRRGVDARVHPSAEKTPAAELTYGSSQEEYQPRRQSHGSSQEEYQPRRQSLRSSQEEYQPRRQSLRAQFDEREERRQSLRAQFDEREDGDYTHSRRAPPREDGDYTHSRRAPPPEDGDYTHSRRAPPPEGYQESYHSHDYEHSSRTQPLRRDISYDHSREYRLRRDISYDHSREYRTPRYCSYDHSREYRTPRYCRDDYEEDYRTPRYCRDDYEEDYRDQEDYSYEYRGYRRSASHQSYNSKSYRRSASHQSYNSKSYQSTHSHQSYNSKSYQSTHYDQSYNSKSYQSTHYDEDDDYKSYQSTHYDEDDDYAQQRGFSNSQSYDSYPSQSYSPQSYTQNTPPPKKKSIIEHMYDHWLKPKPRDPNDRFKTIEEHMFEDMNRQVICYACTITIGTKLIKSATTMRMRST, from the exons gacatatggatcttcacaagaagaaTACCAACCAAGAAGGCAATCACATggatcttcacaagaagaaTACCAACCAAGAAGGCAATCACTAAGATCTTCACAAGAAGAATACCAACCAAGAAGGCAATCACTAAGAGCTCAATTTGatgaaagagaagaaagaaggcAATCACTAAGAGCTCAATTTGATGAAAGAGAAGATGGTGACTACACCCACTCAAGAAGAGCCCCACCACGAGAAGATGGTGACTACACCCACTCAAGAAGAGCCCCACCACCGGAGGATGGTGACTACACCCACTCAAGAAGAGCCCCACCACCGGAGGGTTACCAAGAGTCCTATCATAGTCACGATTATGAGCATTCAAGTCGGACACAACCACTAAGGAGAGACATCTCTTATGATCATTCAAGGGAATACCGACTAAGGAGAGACATCTCTTATGATCATTCAAGGGAATACCGGACACCTAGGTATTGCTCTTATGATCATTCAAGGGAATACCGGACACCTAGGTATTGCCGGGATGATTATGAGGAGGATTATCGGACACCTAGGTATTGCCGGGATGATTATGAGGAGGATTATCGTGATCAAGAAGACTATTCTTATGAATACCGGGGGTATAGGAGGAGTGCATCTCACCAAAGCTACAATTCAAAATCTTATAGGAGGAGTGCATCTCACCAAAGCTACAATTCAAAATCTTACCAATCTACCCACTCTCACCAAAGCTACAATTCAAAATCTTACCAATCTACCCACTATGACCAAAGCTACAATTCAAAATCTTACCAATCTACCCACTATGACGAGGATGATGACTACAAATCTTACCAATCTACCCACTATGACGAGGATGATGACTACGCTCAACAAAGAGGATTCTCTAATTCTCAATCCTACGACTCTTACCCATCCCAATCCTACTCTCCACAATCGTACACCCAAAACACACCTccacccaaaaagaaatctattaTCGAGCACATGTATGACCATTGGTTGAAACCCAAGCCAAGAGACCCAAATGACCGCTTCAAGACCATTGAGGAACACATGTTTGAAGATATGAATCGACAAGTGATTTGTTATGCTT GTACAATTACCATAGGGACGAAATTGATCAAGAGTGCAACCACTATGAGAATGAGGAGTACATGA